Genomic segment of Pseudoalteromonas sp. NC201:
TATTCGATATTATTCATTTCAAGCACCGCCGCCCCTGCTTGCAGGCCAAACTGCAACACACTGTTTTGCGATACGCGCTCATTAGCGTGTTCAGCAATAACATGTCCTACTTCATGGCCCATCACCGCAGCAAGTTGATCTTGGTTTTCTGCAACTTTGAGAATCCCCGTATGAACCCCGATTTTGCCGCCGGGTAGTGCAAATGCATTAGCAGAGTCATCTTCAAATACCACAACTTCCCATTGCTGGTTTGCGTAGTTTGCTGGGAGTTGTGCTATTAAGGCATTTGCAATACACTTAACGTAGCGATTGGTTTTAGCATCAGTATCAACTTTTTGCTCTTGCTTCATTTGTTCAAAGCTTGCAACACCCATTTGGTCCATTTGCTGCTCGGAATAGAGTGCTAACTGAGTGCGTCCGGTAGGCGATGTTTTGCAGCCAGCAAGCGTTGCTGCCACAGCTATCGCGAGAACCAGTTTTTTCATAACTTGTTCCTTTTCTTATTTTATAACTTAAGTTTCTCTAAGTTTACCGCAATTTCGTCACTTAACGAGACTAACTTAGTACAATATAAAAAATTTTTCATGAACTTCTGCTGATCAGAACGCCGTCTTTTCGTTGCTCCACTCTAGTGCACCGAGTTCCATTTCCATATAAAGCGTCTCTGATTGGTGTATTTATTCTGCTTAACATTAACAAGGTAACAATACCAACCTATGAAGTCATCAACACTCCCAGCAATACTCTTGCCATTACTGGCTAGTATTGTCGCGATAACGCCTTTGGCTATCGACTTGTATCTCCCCGCGATGCTTGCGATTGCAGACAGCTTGAATAGCCCGCTTGAGCAAGTACAGGTTTCTCTTAGTAGCTATTTAGCAGGTTATGCTGTCGGCATGATGGTGTTTGGCCCCCTTGCTGATAGATTCTCAAGACAGACGTTAGCTATTTGGGGCTTGGTCGGCTTTACCGCATCGTCAATTGGGCTTGCGCTAACGAATGACATCGATATGTTTTGCTTCTTACGTGTTGTTCAAGCATTTTGTGGTGCCGCAGCGACTGTCGTTGTACCAGGCGTGATCCGCTATTATTACAAAGAACACACAGCCAAAGGGATGTCTTATGTTTCGATGATCATGATGATCGCGCCACTTATTGCTCCCTCTCTTGGTGCGTTGATCTTGTTGTACTTTGATTGGCACGCCATTTTTTGGTTTTTAGCGGTTTATGCAATACTCGTTATCATCGCATTACAGTTTTTCTGTATTGCAATCCCGACCAAAGCTGATGTACCGCTTAGCTTATCGTTTTTCTTAAAAAACTACCGCATTGTATTAACACAAAAGAAGGCCCGCTACGATATTCTTTCTTCGATGCTGGCATCATTCGCATTCTTTTGCTTTTTAACCTCAGTTTCGTTTATCTATCTTGAATATTATGGTGTGTCGGAGCAGCTGTTTGGAGTGTTATTCGCCATGAATGTGATTGCATTGATGCTCGGTAACTTTGCCAACACGCGTTTAGTGCCAAGGCTTGGTTCTAGGAAAATGCTCAATATCGGTCTTACTATTGGTATCGTCTTCGCGACACTACTGGTCATACTCAGCAGCCAATCAGTCTCGGTTTGGGTGCTAGCTTCTGCCATTGCACCTTTGATGATGAGTTTGGGGATCATTGCCAGCAACGCTGATGCGCTGATATTACTGGGCTTTGAGCATCAAACCGGTACCGCTACCGCGGTGATAGGCACGCTACGATTTGGTAGCGGCGCTTTGGTCGGCCCCTTACTTGCACTCGCGGTTCCTGAGTCACCTTTGCCGTTCTCAAGCTTTATGTTCGCTGCCATTGTGTTGACTATCGTCTGCCAATTGTTAAATAGGCGTTTTGAGAAAAGTGTCAACGCTACAGAAATCAAAGAATAATACACAAAAAGCCCCGACTTGCGGGGCTTTTCTCTAAAATCGTTATTATATCAGGTTAATTTAGCTCTTTATCTTTCCAGAACTTAGTGCCTTTTACTGTTGCTTGCAGCGCCAAACCACTTTCAGTAAAGGTGTACACAGTAACATCACCATAATAGGCTTCGCCTTCTACCGACGCACCTTTTTTAGCGGCTTTCGCTGCAGCATCTGCATTT
This window contains:
- a CDS encoding M48 family metallopeptidase; translation: MKKLVLAIAVAATLAGCKTSPTGRTQLALYSEQQMDQMGVASFEQMKQEQKVDTDAKTNRYVKCIANALIAQLPANYANQQWEVVVFEDDSANAFALPGGKIGVHTGILKVAENQDQLAAVMGHEVGHVIAEHANERVSQNSVLQFGLQAGAAVLEMNNIEYRNAIMQGLGLGAQYGVALPFSRSHESEADVIGLDLMAKAGFNPEGSVALWQNMAKMSEQRPPEFMSTHPAPENRIKQLQANMTTAQATANKARTGGFAPSCKR
- a CDS encoding Bcr/CflA family multidrug efflux MFS transporter, with amino-acid sequence MKSSTLPAILLPLLASIVAITPLAIDLYLPAMLAIADSLNSPLEQVQVSLSSYLAGYAVGMMVFGPLADRFSRQTLAIWGLVGFTASSIGLALTNDIDMFCFLRVVQAFCGAAATVVVPGVIRYYYKEHTAKGMSYVSMIMMIAPLIAPSLGALILLYFDWHAIFWFLAVYAILVIIALQFFCIAIPTKADVPLSLSFFLKNYRIVLTQKKARYDILSSMLASFAFFCFLTSVSFIYLEYYGVSEQLFGVLFAMNVIALMLGNFANTRLVPRLGSRKMLNIGLTIGIVFATLLVILSSQSVSVWVLASAIAPLMMSLGIIASNADALILLGFEHQTGTATAVIGTLRFGSGALVGPLLALAVPESPLPFSSFMFAAIVLTIVCQLLNRRFEKSVNATEIKE